In a genomic window of Caloenas nicobarica isolate bCalNic1 chromosome 1, bCalNic1.hap1, whole genome shotgun sequence:
- the NXPE3 gene encoding NXPE family member 3, translating into MWCNSFRLQIFCLLMAVLAIVVLVHNFFQLEHLDDDTVSGSNWITEKNVQHSLSQTTKTTRKPYCGYKQQVLSKRERAEQESLLAAIQWPKPSDGKIAFMQSTDPAHSDFVIVKPRGFFKVGDQLEVLVHMKDFQGKPKQYGGDYLQARIHSPLLKAGATGKIVDCHDGLYKVFFTLLWPGEVKVSVSLVHPSEAIQVLLRLREERPDRVYFKSTFKSGRYSETTECNVCLPGDLPVCNFTDLYTGEPWFCYKPRKLSCASRISHAKGGYQKGLLTQEESLFFQSDVNIKRPILSSGPDSVMVKPKAFTDSSSMDRAEDPTVSPSGYYYEDQWRSRTQWIHHFNKSDDITKCLQGKVVQLFGDSTIRQWFEYLTEFVPDLVEFNLGSPKNVGPFMAVDLKHNILLKFRCHGPPIRFSTVFSSELRYIANELNGIVGGRNTVIAITIWSHFSTFPVEVYIRRLRNIRRSVIQLLDRSPKTLIVIRTANVQELGPEVSLFNSDWYSFQLDSVMRKMFSGIAVHFVDAWEMSLAHYLPHNLHPKEVIVKNQIDAFLSYVCPLQT; encoded by the exons caccTGGATGATGACACGGTTTCGGGATCAAATTGGATAACAGAAAAGAATGTCCAGCATTCTCTATCACAGACAACCAAAACTACCAGGAAGCCTTACTGTGGATATAAGCAGCAGGTTTTGTCCAAAAGAGAACGAGCAGAACAGGAATCATTGCTTGCTGCAATACAGTGGCCTAAACCCTCTGATGGCAAAATTGCCTTTATGCAGAGCACTGATCCTGCACATAGTGACTTTGTGATTGTGAAACCCAGAGGGTTCTTCAAGGTGGGTGATCAGCTAGAGGTGCTTGTTCATATGAAGGATTTCCAAGGAAAACCCAAGCAGTATGGCGGAGACTATCTACAGGCACGAATTCACTCGCCTCTGCTGAAAGCGGGAGCAACAGGGAAGATAGTGGATTGCCATGATGGCCTTTACAAAGTCTTCTTTACCTTGCTTTGGCCAGGAGAGGTCAAAGTTTCTGTGTCACTTGTCCATCCGAGTGAAGCAATCCAAGTCCTCCTGCGTTTACGAGAAGAAAGGCCAGACAGAGTCTATTTCAAAAGCACGTTCAAGTCTGGGAGATATTCGGAGACCACCGAGTGCAATGTTTGTTTGCCTGGAGACCTCCCAGTCTGTAACTTCACAGATCTCTACACGGGTGAGCCATGGTTCTGTTACAAGCCCCGAAAACTGTCCTGTGCCAGCCGAATCAGCCATGCCAAGGGTGGGTATCAAAAAGGTCTTCTGACACAAGAGGAAAGCCTCTTTTTCCAAAG TGATGTGAACATCAAACGGCCAATACTCTCCAGTGGACCTGATTCAGTGATGGTAAAGCCCAAGGCATTTACAG ATTCAAGCAGTATGGACAGAGCTGAAGATCCCACAGTTTCCCCTTCTGGTTATTATTATGAAGACCAGTGGAGGTCCAGAACACAGTGGATCCATCATTTTAACAAGTCAGATGATATAACCAAGTGCTTACAAGGAAAAGTAGTCCAGTTGTTTGGAGACTCTACAATAAGACAGTGGTTTGAATATCTGACAGAATTCGTtccag ATCTAGTGGAATTTAACCTGGGGAGTCCGAAGAACGTGGGCCCTTTCATGGCTGTGGACCTGAAGCACAATATCCTACTGAAGTTCCGCTGTCACGGGCCACCCATTCGCTTTTCAACAGTCTTTAGCAGTGAACTGCGCTACATCGCCAATGAACTGAATGGCATCGTGGGTGGGCGAAACACGGTGATCGCCATAACTATATGGTCCCACTTCAGCACTTTCCCTGTGGAAGTGTACATCCGGCGGCTGAGGAACATTCGGAGATCAGTTATTCAACTTCTGGATCGCAGCCCCAAGACTTTAATTGTCATCAGAACCGCTAATGTTCAGGAGCTTGGGCCAGAAGTGAGCCTCTTTAACAGTGACTGGTATTCCTTTCAGCTCGATTCTGTCATGAGGAAAATGTTCTCAGGAATTGCTGTGCACTTTGTGGATGCTTGGGAGATGTCTCTGGCTCATTACTTGCCACATAACTTGCACCCAAAAGAAGTCATTGTTAAGAATCAAATAGATGCATTTTTATCTTATGTGTGCCCTCTGCAAACTTAG